Part of the Thermoanaerobaculia bacterium genome, GCCGAACTGCACGAGCGCCCGGTCGATTTCGTCGATGCCGGTCCCGCCCAGCAGCACGTACGCCGCCTCGCACATGTAGGGGGCCAGGATCCGGTTCACCCAGAAGCCCGGGCTGTCTTTCACGACGACGGGCGTCTTTCCCATCCGCCGCCCGAACGCCACGGCGGTGCTCACGGTGCCCGGCGCCGTGGCTTTCCCGGGGATGATTTCCAGAAGGGGCATCCGCGGGACGGGCGAGAAGAAATGCATGCCGATCACCTGGCCAGGTCTGCTCGAGGCCGAGGCGATGTCGGAGATGGGGATGGTCGAGGTGTTGGTCGCGAAGACGGCGGAGGGCTGGATCGCGGCTTCGACTTCCTTCAGTACCTGCTGCTTGACCTTGAGATCCTCGAATACGGCCTCGATCACGAGCTCGGCGCGACCAAACCCGGTAAACGCCGCATCTCCGGACACGAGCGCGAGGAGTCTGATGCGGTCGAATCTGGTGATCCGGCGTCTCTTGTAGTGGTCCTCGATGACACTGCGCGCCGCGGCCACGCCCTTGGAGACGTGTCCAAGGTCCGCGTCCTTCAGCCGGGCATCCACACCAGCCTGGACCACGGCCGTACCGGCGATCCCTGAACCCATGAATCCCGATCCGACGACACCCAGGCGCCGCACTTCGACCGGTGGCGGGGGATTCTCTTGCCCCAAGTCCTTCTTGAGCGCCGAATCCGCGAAGAAAATCTGGACGAGCTTGCGCGAGACGTCGGTCACGGCGAGCCGGCCGAACCCTCTGGCTTCATGCGCGAGTCCCGCGGTCATCCCGTGCTTGAGGCCGAACTCGACGGCGTCGAGCGCCGCGAGGGGCGCCGGGTAATTCCCGTGCGTCTCCTTCTCGACGCTCTTTCGTGCCAGGTTGAACACGAGCATCCGCCCGAGCGGATTGCCGTCGAGCAGGAAGCCCATCAGGCCTCCCGGACGGCGCCGGTGGGGACGCCAGCCACCTGCCAGTTTCTTCGCGATCTCCAGCGTCTGCCGCCTGAGGATGGATTGCGGCACCATCTCGTCGATGATGCCCACCTGGAGCGCCTTCCTGGCGGGGACCGTCTTGCCGGCAAGGATGATGTCGAGGGCAGCGCGAACACCGATGAGCCGCGGAAGCCGCTGGCAACCGCCGGCGCCGGGGAGAATGCCGAGTTTGATCTCAGGAAGCCCGATCGACGTCTTGGGATGATCGGTGGCGACGCGGTAGGTGCAGCAGAGTGAGAACTCGAGGCCGCCTCCCAGACAGGCGCCGTGAATGCCGACGACCACCGGCTTGGGGAAGTCCGCGATCTTGCCGAGCATCGCCTGACCATCGGCCGAGAGCTGCTCGGCTTCCGAAGCGGTCTGCAACTTCACGAATTCTTCGATGTCGGCGCCCGCGATGAAGTTGTCGCGCTTGCCCGAGAGGAACGCGACCGCCTTCACCCGCTCGTCGGCTTTGATGGTGTCGAACGCCCGGATCACTTCCTGCTTCACCGGCGCCGAGATGACGTTCACCGACGACCCGGGCGTGTCGAAGGTGACGATCGCGATGCCGTCGGCGATCTCCCAGGTCAGCGCCGGACCGGCCATCA contains:
- the fadJ gene encoding fatty acid oxidation complex subunit alpha FadJ; the protein is MAGPALTWEIADGIAIVTFDTPGSSVNVISAPVKQEVIRAFDTIKADERVKAVAFLSGKRDNFIAGADIEEFVKLQTASEAEQLSADGQAMLGKIADFPKPVVVGIHGACLGGGLEFSLCCTYRVATDHPKTSIGLPEIKLGILPGAGGCQRLPRLIGVRAALDIILAGKTVPARKALQVGIIDEMVPQSILRRQTLEIAKKLAGGWRPHRRRPGGLMGFLLDGNPLGRMLVFNLARKSVEKETHGNYPAPLAALDAVEFGLKHGMTAGLAHEARGFGRLAVTDVSRKLVQIFFADSALKKDLGQENPPPPVEVRRLGVVGSGFMGSGIAGTAVVQAGVDARLKDADLGHVSKGVAAARSVIEDHYKRRRITRFDRIRLLALVSGDAAFTGFGRAELVIEAVFEDLKVKQQVLKEVEAAIQPSAVFATNTSTIPISDIASASSRPGQVIGMHFFSPVPRMPLLEIIPGKATAPGTVSTAVAFGRRMGKTPVVVKDSPGFWVNRILAPYMCEAAYVLLGGTGIDEIDRALVQFGFPVGPLTLLDEVGLDVAVHASEVLFKAFGERMKPVPVLEAFIKDRRLGRKSSKGFYKYEKGKKAGVDESVYTLAGVHPNGGPRAAEIVQRLTLSMVNEAARAFSEGVVRSPRDGDIAAIYGFGFPPFRGGPLRYADDLGAARIVHDLERLTERLGMRFTPCDALKDLARSGGKFYS